The following coding sequences lie in one Methyloterricola oryzae genomic window:
- a CDS encoding superoxide dismutase, with protein MSLEDKADSHGISRRHFLVMAGGVAASGLLAGLPRTAGAAAAPVQLPSLPYAENALEPVISAQTLSFHYGKHHKGYVDNLNKLIAGTDLADLPLEKIIDAVSGKADKSVIFNNAAQVWNHSFYWKSLKPKGGGEPPASLKQRIEASFGSVEACRKALAEAAATQFGSGWAWLVQEGATLKVVKTSNAERPVGVTPLLTIDVWEHAYYLDYQNRRADYVSALLDKLLNWEFALENLKQA; from the coding sequence ATGAGCTTAGAAGACAAGGCCGACAGTCACGGCATCAGCCGCCGGCATTTCCTGGTGATGGCCGGCGGCGTCGCCGCTTCGGGCCTGCTTGCCGGGCTGCCGCGAACGGCGGGCGCAGCCGCCGCCCCTGTGCAGCTACCGTCCTTGCCCTATGCGGAAAATGCGTTGGAACCGGTGATTTCCGCTCAGACACTCAGCTTTCACTATGGCAAGCACCATAAAGGCTATGTGGATAATCTGAACAAGCTCATTGCCGGAACCGACCTGGCCGACCTGCCGCTGGAAAAGATCATCGACGCGGTCAGCGGCAAAGCGGATAAATCCGTCATCTTCAATAATGCCGCACAGGTCTGGAATCACAGCTTCTATTGGAAGAGTCTCAAGCCAAAAGGCGGCGGCGAACCGCCGGCAAGCCTCAAACAGAGGATCGAGGCGTCGTTCGGCAGTGTCGAAGCCTGCAGAAAGGCGCTGGCCGAAGCCGCAGCGACCCAGTTCGGCAGCGGCTGGGCCTGGCTGGTGCAGGAGGGGGCTACCCTCAAGGTGGTCAAGACGTCCAATGCGGAACGCCCCGTCGGCGTCACGCCGCTGCTGACCATCGACGTCTGGGAGCATGCCTACTATCTGGACTACCAGAACCGGCGCGCCGATTATGTGAGCGCCCTCCTCGACAAACTGCTCAACTGGGAGTTCGCCCTGGAGAACTTAAAGCAGGCATGA
- a CDS encoding toxic anion resistance protein yields the protein MNETSIDQTLTLEPPKPVPPVDSAQASTLVKLDESILAKLDGKVADFLREVMTADVNEPQFRARLNGVHAMGNREIQAAAAVSNGLLERPVRAMHSGVFDEGSAISKSLLQLRETVERLDPSRQGDLLAPKKWLGFIPGGNKAKQYFESYQSAQAHLNAILQSLYNGQDELRKDNAALEQEKVQAWEIMGKLQQYIYLGQKLDEAIERHLPELEAQDAEKARVVREEMQFYTRQKVQDLLTQLAVTIQGYLAMDVIRKNNLELIKGVDRATSTTVSALRTAVIVAQALTNQKLVLEQIAALNTTTSNLIGATSQLLLKQAAQTHEQAVSATVSVDQLKLAFQNIFQTMDAIAGYKTQALTSMQQTIQVLSAEVEKGRSLLDRVRSAQQDEVIASLPIETADDIHL from the coding sequence ATGAACGAGACCAGTATCGACCAGACCCTGACTCTGGAGCCCCCCAAGCCCGTCCCTCCGGTGGACAGCGCGCAGGCTTCCACCCTGGTCAAGCTGGATGAGTCGATCCTTGCCAAGCTGGACGGCAAGGTCGCGGATTTCCTGCGCGAGGTCATGACCGCGGATGTCAACGAACCGCAGTTTCGGGCGCGTCTCAACGGCGTGCACGCCATGGGCAATCGGGAGATACAGGCAGCAGCGGCAGTTTCCAACGGCCTTCTGGAACGGCCGGTGCGCGCCATGCACAGCGGTGTGTTCGACGAAGGCTCGGCCATTTCCAAATCCTTGTTGCAGTTGCGCGAGACGGTGGAGCGGCTGGATCCCTCGCGCCAGGGCGATCTGCTGGCGCCGAAGAAGTGGCTGGGCTTCATCCCCGGCGGCAACAAGGCAAAACAGTACTTCGAAAGCTATCAGTCCGCGCAGGCGCATCTCAACGCCATCCTGCAGTCCCTCTACAACGGCCAGGACGAACTGCGCAAGGACAATGCCGCCCTGGAGCAGGAGAAGGTGCAGGCCTGGGAGATCATGGGCAAGCTGCAGCAATACATCTATCTGGGCCAGAAGCTGGACGAGGCCATCGAGCGCCACCTGCCGGAACTGGAAGCGCAGGACGCCGAAAAAGCGCGAGTGGTGCGCGAAGAAATGCAGTTCTACACCCGCCAGAAAGTGCAGGATCTGCTGACCCAACTGGCCGTCACCATCCAGGGCTACCTGGCCATGGACGTGATCCGCAAGAACAACCTGGAACTGATCAAGGGTGTCGACCGGGCCACCTCCACCACGGTTTCGGCCCTGCGTACGGCCGTGATCGTCGCCCAGGCGCTCACCAATCAGAAGCTGGTACTGGAGCAAATCGCCGCCCTCAACACCACAACATCCAACCTGATCGGCGCCACCTCCCAGCTCCTGCTGAAGCAGGCCGCTCAAACCCACGAGCAGGCCGTCAGCGCCACGGTGTCCGTGGACCAGCTGAAGCTGGCCTTCCAGAATATCTTCCAGACCATGGACGCCATCGCCGGGTACAAGACCCAAGCCCTGACCAGCATGCAACAGACCATCCAGGTCTTGAGCGCGGAGGTGGAAAAAGGTCGGTCCCTGCTAGACCGGGTCCGTTCCGCGCAGCAGGATGAGGTCATCGCCTCCCTGCCAATCGAGACCGCGGACGACATCCACCTCTAG
- a CDS encoding PspC domain-containing protein, with product MQRLTTRAKSKGPASLQRNLQRRRLGGVCAGIADYLGIRPLPVRFLFLLSVFISFSLTLWVYLALWLLLPSRPHVPIPEVPRTLRRRLKAMEKQVRKCHRRLEPRLADLAQETFDAIKLLAPALAVGSSNAAENLRNTCLEEFPALLDSLLRLPVGAAALDPVLDRLADLHQTLQEAATAMLQQDIGAAWQQADGISPLWARWKARLDELKSRLNHRVSGEILDLLQNIEEKLAFLANRSEGQTKAFDLDPFHVSKIAEEYLPDAVEQYLKLPPGMARTQALPGGKTAEQALQEQLNLLDKALLDLSRSLYERNAGALMIHGHFLREKFADQSFRIPE from the coding sequence ATGCAACGCCTGACCACGCGCGCCAAGTCCAAGGGCCCCGCCAGCCTGCAGCGGAATCTGCAGCGTCGCCGGCTGGGCGGCGTATGCGCGGGCATTGCCGACTATCTCGGCATCAGGCCCCTGCCCGTGCGGTTCCTGTTTCTCCTGTCCGTGTTCATCTCATTCAGCCTGACTCTCTGGGTCTACCTGGCCCTCTGGCTACTGCTCCCCTCCCGCCCGCATGTGCCGATTCCGGAAGTGCCACGGACCCTGCGGCGACGCTTGAAAGCCATGGAAAAGCAGGTGCGGAAGTGCCATCGCCGCCTCGAACCGCGCCTGGCCGACCTGGCCCAGGAAACCTTTGACGCCATCAAGCTCTTGGCCCCGGCACTGGCCGTGGGTTCCAGCAACGCGGCGGAAAACCTGCGCAACACTTGCCTCGAGGAATTTCCAGCGCTCCTTGACAGCCTGTTGCGTCTACCCGTCGGCGCCGCCGCGTTAGACCCGGTTCTCGATCGCCTGGCGGACTTGCATCAGACCCTGCAGGAGGCTGCCACCGCCATGCTGCAGCAAGACATCGGCGCCGCCTGGCAACAGGCTGACGGCATCTCGCCCCTGTGGGCCCGTTGGAAAGCGCGCCTGGACGAACTCAAGAGCCGGCTTAACCACCGGGTCAGCGGGGAGATATTGGATCTGCTGCAGAACATCGAGGAGAAGTTGGCGTTTCTCGCCAACCGCAGCGAGGGTCAGACCAAGGCCTTCGACCTCGACCCGTTTCACGTGAGCAAGATCGCCGAGGAATACCTGCCGGATGCCGTCGAGCAATATCTGAAACTGCCCCCCGGCATGGCCCGCACCCAGGCCCTGCCCGGCGGCAAGACCGCCGAACAGGCCCTGCAAGAACAGTTGAACCTGCTCGACAAAGCCCTGTTGGATCTCAGCCGCAGCCTTTACGAACGCAATGCCGGCGCCCTGATGATCCACGGGCATTTCCTGCGCGAGAAGTTTGCCGACCAGTCCTTCCGGATTCCCGAATAG
- the trmL gene encoding tRNA (uridine(34)/cytosine(34)/5-carboxymethylaminomethyluridine(34)-2'-O)-methyltransferase TrmL — MFHVILYQPEIPPNTGNVIRLCANMGARLHLVKPLGFELDDKRLRRAGLDYREWASMQVHESLAECLETARPNALYALSTRGVRCYGDAAFVAGDAFLFGPETRGLPANVLDSLPPGQRLYLPMVEQSRSLNLSNTVAVVLYEAWRQQDFRGSGRAQS, encoded by the coding sequence GTGTTCCACGTCATTTTGTACCAGCCGGAGATTCCACCCAACACCGGCAATGTCATCCGGTTGTGCGCCAACATGGGGGCTCGGCTGCACCTGGTGAAGCCCCTGGGCTTTGAACTGGATGACAAGCGCCTGCGGCGCGCCGGGCTGGACTACCGTGAATGGGCTAGCATGCAGGTGCATGAAAGTCTTGCGGAATGCCTGGAGACGGCCCGGCCCAACGCGCTCTACGCCTTGAGTACGCGCGGTGTCCGGTGTTACGGGGACGCGGCCTTCGTTGCCGGTGATGCTTTCCTGTTCGGTCCGGAGACCCGCGGTCTGCCTGCGAACGTGTTGGATAGCCTGCCTCCCGGACAGCGGCTTTACCTGCCCATGGTTGAGCAAAGCCGCAGCCTCAACTTGTCCAACACCGTCGCGGTAGTGCTCTATGAGGCCTGGCGGCAGCAGGATTTCAGGGGGAGCGGGCGCGCTCAGTCCTAG
- a CDS encoding glycogen/starch/alpha-glucan phosphorylase, producing MPMRPLLKGKPSPWLTDLPPLGMEAEDLARDIRHHFNCTLGRDKHCKSAHYSYTALALAVRDRLMERWKNTHYAYEEADCKHAYYLSMEFLMGRALGNAMLNLGLDNPLHKALHSIGLELEELVESEPDAGLGNGGLGRLAACFIDSCATLQLPVMGYGLRYEYGMFRQNIEDGYQVEEPDHWLRNGHVWELERPELTVRVRFGGRVETYEEHDRRKNLRWVETHDVLAVPYDIPVPGYQNGTVNTLRLWKAAATDEFDLDEFNAGDYAESVAAKNVAEHISMVLYPNDASENGKELRLRQQYFLASASLQDVIRKWVANHGEDFSQFAEKNCFQLNDTHPSIAVAELMRLLIDEHELNWDQAWSITSRTMAYTNHTLLPEALERWPVRLFRQLLPRLLEIIFEINARFLSEVSARWPGDIDRLARMSLIEEGWEQQVRMAYLAIVGSFSVNGVAELHSNLLMQGLFRDFYEMWPHKFNNKTNGITPRRWLAWCNPKLAALITETIGEGWVTDLSQLNKLAPYADDPAFRKRWREIKRANKERLLEHKKAELGVEVDPDAMFDVQVKRMHEYKRQLLNVLHVIHLYDRIKRGDKADWTPRCVLFGGKAAPGYVMAKRIIKLINNVANVVNHDPATDGLLKVTFMPNYRVSAMEVICAGADLSEQISTAGKEASGTGNMKFMMNGALTIGTLDGANIEIRQEVGADNFFLFGLTAEEVESMRPHYDPESFINRSEDFRRVMHLLESGHFNQFEPGIFDSIAQSIRSPHDPWMTAADFDGYVQAQRAAAAAYKDQEAWSRMSILNCATSGKFSTDRTIGEYNRDIWKLQPVPSLSVK from the coding sequence ATGCCAATGAGACCCCTGCTGAAAGGAAAACCCAGTCCCTGGTTGACGGATCTCCCGCCCCTGGGAATGGAGGCCGAGGACCTGGCCCGCGACATACGTCACCACTTCAACTGCACTCTGGGCCGCGACAAACACTGCAAGTCCGCTCATTACAGCTATACGGCCCTGGCCCTCGCGGTGCGCGACCGCCTCATGGAGCGCTGGAAGAACACCCACTATGCCTATGAGGAGGCGGACTGCAAGCACGCCTATTACCTGTCCATGGAGTTCCTCATGGGGCGCGCCCTGGGCAATGCCATGCTCAATCTGGGCCTCGACAATCCCTTGCACAAGGCGCTGCACAGCATAGGCCTGGAGCTTGAGGAGTTGGTGGAGAGCGAGCCCGACGCGGGACTGGGCAATGGTGGCCTGGGCCGTCTCGCCGCCTGTTTCATCGACAGTTGCGCCACCTTGCAACTGCCTGTGATGGGCTATGGCCTGCGCTACGAGTACGGCATGTTCCGGCAGAACATCGAGGACGGCTATCAGGTGGAGGAGCCCGATCACTGGCTGCGCAACGGTCATGTGTGGGAGCTGGAGCGCCCGGAGCTCACGGTGCGCGTGCGGTTCGGCGGGCGGGTGGAAACCTACGAGGAGCACGATCGGCGCAAGAACCTGCGCTGGGTGGAGACCCATGACGTGCTGGCGGTTCCTTACGACATACCGGTCCCGGGCTACCAGAATGGCACCGTCAACACCCTGCGTCTGTGGAAGGCGGCCGCCACCGACGAGTTCGATCTGGACGAGTTCAATGCCGGCGATTACGCGGAGTCGGTGGCCGCCAAGAATGTGGCCGAGCACATCTCCATGGTGCTGTATCCCAATGACGCCAGCGAGAACGGCAAGGAACTCAGGCTGCGCCAGCAGTATTTCCTGGCCTCCGCCAGCCTGCAGGACGTGATCCGCAAGTGGGTGGCCAATCACGGCGAGGACTTCTCCCAGTTTGCCGAGAAGAACTGCTTCCAGCTCAATGACACCCATCCCAGTATCGCCGTGGCCGAGTTGATGCGTTTGCTCATCGACGAGCACGAGTTGAACTGGGATCAGGCCTGGAGCATCACCAGCCGCACCATGGCCTACACCAACCACACCCTGTTGCCCGAGGCTCTGGAACGCTGGCCGGTTCGCCTGTTCCGCCAGCTCTTGCCCAGGCTCCTGGAGATCATCTTCGAGATCAATGCCCGCTTCCTCAGCGAGGTGTCGGCCCGCTGGCCCGGCGACATCGACCGGCTTGCGCGCATGTCCCTGATCGAGGAGGGCTGGGAACAGCAGGTACGCATGGCCTACCTGGCCATCGTCGGCAGCTTTTCCGTCAATGGCGTGGCGGAACTGCACTCGAACCTGCTCATGCAGGGCTTGTTCCGCGACTTCTACGAAATGTGGCCGCACAAGTTCAACAACAAGACCAACGGCATTACCCCCAGGCGCTGGCTGGCCTGGTGCAATCCCAAGCTGGCGGCCCTGATCACCGAGACCATCGGGGAAGGCTGGGTCACCGATCTGTCTCAGTTGAACAAGCTCGCGCCCTATGCCGACGATCCGGCATTCCGCAAGCGCTGGCGCGAGATCAAGCGTGCCAACAAAGAGCGTTTGCTTGAGCACAAGAAGGCCGAACTGGGCGTGGAGGTGGACCCGGACGCCATGTTCGACGTGCAGGTCAAACGCATGCATGAGTACAAGCGACAGTTGCTGAACGTGCTGCATGTCATCCACCTGTACGACCGCATAAAGCGCGGCGACAAGGCCGACTGGACGCCACGCTGCGTGCTGTTCGGCGGCAAGGCGGCGCCCGGTTACGTCATGGCCAAGCGCATCATCAAGCTGATCAACAACGTTGCCAACGTGGTGAACCATGATCCGGCCACCGACGGTCTGCTGAAAGTGACCTTCATGCCCAACTACCGGGTGTCCGCCATGGAGGTCATCTGTGCCGGGGCGGATCTCTCCGAGCAGATTTCCACCGCCGGCAAAGAGGCTTCGGGCACCGGCAACATGAAGTTCATGATGAATGGCGCCCTCACCATTGGCACCCTGGACGGCGCCAATATCGAGATCCGCCAGGAAGTGGGCGCGGACAACTTCTTCCTGTTCGGTCTGACGGCGGAAGAGGTGGAATCCATGCGCCCGCACTACGATCCGGAATCCTTCATCAATCGCAGCGAGGACTTCCGGCGCGTGATGCACCTGCTCGAGAGCGGCCACTTCAACCAGTTTGAGCCGGGCATCTTCGATTCCATCGCGCAGTCCATCCGCAGCCCGCACGATCCCTGGATGACCGCCGCCGATTTCGACGGCTACGTGCAGGCGCAGCGGGCGGCGGCCGCGGCCTACAAGGACCAGGAGGCCTGGTCGCGCATGAGTATTCTCAACTGCGCCACCAGCGGCAAATTCTCCACCGACCGTACCATCGGCGAGTACAACCGCGACATCTGGAAGCTGCAGCCGGTCCCGTCGCTGTCGGTCAAGTAA
- the ntrC gene encoding nitrogen regulation protein NR(I) — MSDAAQVWVVDDDRSIRWVLEKALQKADIQARCFPNANVMLDALEQAKPDAILTDIRMPGIDGLELLDQIRGTHPNLPVIIMTAHSDLESAVSAFHGGAFEYLPKPFDVDEAVDLVQRACNQGRRQRQEQAEVASLTPTKTPEIIGEAPAMQEVFRAIARLARSHITVLINGESGTGKELVARALHRHSPRANKPFIALNMAAIPRDLLESELFGHERGAFTGAQARRAGRFEQADGGTLFLDEIGDMPAELQTRLLRVLADGEFFPVGAHMPSKVDVRIIAATHQNLENLVAEGRFREDLFHRLNVIRVHIPPLRERRQDIPLLLRHFLKEASTELNVETKTLLPEVESFLCQLDWPGNVRQMENTCRWITVMASGQMVHLDDLPPELLQARQENLPVIAAGGWEDFFKQWVDGRLKRGEKNVAKDAIDTAESILITTALQFTRGRRQEAAKLLGYGRNTLTRKISELSLDV; from the coding sequence ATGAGTGATGCCGCCCAAGTATGGGTAGTGGACGACGACCGCTCGATCCGCTGGGTTCTGGAAAAGGCTCTGCAGAAGGCTGATATCCAGGCTCGCTGCTTCCCCAATGCCAACGTCATGCTGGATGCCCTGGAGCAGGCGAAGCCGGACGCGATCCTCACCGACATCCGCATGCCGGGCATCGACGGCCTGGAACTGCTCGATCAGATCCGCGGGACCCACCCCAACCTGCCGGTCATCATCATGACCGCACACTCGGATCTGGAGAGCGCGGTGTCAGCCTTTCACGGCGGCGCCTTCGAGTACCTGCCCAAGCCGTTCGATGTGGATGAGGCGGTGGACCTGGTGCAGCGCGCCTGCAACCAGGGCCGGCGGCAGCGTCAGGAGCAGGCCGAAGTGGCCAGCCTGACGCCAACCAAGACGCCCGAGATCATCGGCGAAGCGCCCGCCATGCAGGAAGTTTTCCGGGCCATCGCGCGCCTGGCCCGCTCCCACATCACGGTGCTCATCAACGGTGAATCGGGGACCGGCAAGGAACTGGTGGCAAGGGCCCTGCATCGGCATAGCCCCAGGGCAAACAAGCCATTCATCGCCCTCAACATGGCGGCGATCCCCAGGGACCTGCTGGAGTCGGAACTGTTCGGCCACGAGCGCGGCGCCTTCACCGGCGCCCAGGCACGCCGCGCCGGACGCTTCGAGCAGGCCGACGGCGGCACCCTTTTCCTGGACGAGATCGGTGACATGCCCGCCGAACTGCAGACGCGATTGCTGCGTGTGCTGGCCGATGGCGAGTTCTTTCCGGTGGGTGCGCACATGCCCAGCAAGGTCGACGTCAGAATCATCGCCGCTACCCATCAGAATCTGGAAAACCTGGTGGCGGAAGGCCGCTTCCGCGAGGATTTGTTCCACCGCCTGAACGTCATCCGCGTGCACATCCCGCCACTACGGGAGCGCCGCCAGGACATTCCGCTGCTGCTGCGCCATTTCCTGAAGGAAGCCAGCACCGAGCTGAATGTGGAAACCAAGACCCTGCTGCCGGAGGTGGAGTCTTTCCTGTGCCAGCTCGACTGGCCGGGCAACGTGCGGCAGATGGAGAACACCTGCCGCTGGATCACGGTCATGGCCTCCGGACAAATGGTGCATCTGGACGATCTGCCACCCGAGCTGCTGCAGGCCCGGCAGGAGAACCTCCCGGTGATCGCGGCCGGCGGCTGGGAGGACTTCTTCAAACAGTGGGTGGACGGGCGTCTGAAGCGGGGCGAAAAGAATGTGGCGAAGGACGCCATTGACACCGCCGAGAGCATACTCATTACCACGGCCCTGCAGTTCACGCGGGGCCGGCGTCAGGAGGCGGCCAAGCTTCTGGGCTATGGCCGCAACACCCTGACGCGCAAGATCAGTGAATTGAGCCTGGACGTCTGA
- the glnL gene encoding nitrogen regulation protein NR(II), with amino-acid sequence MTYAMPNFAPVAFYRRILDNLSDAVLLFDPALSLVYINMPGEVLLAVSARQVLGAKADQVFLFSDQGLEADMTRALESGVSLTRRNILLALPLHPATVNVTMTPVLDDVSPALLVQVQQVDRHLRISMEEQLLAQQNAAKMLLRGLAHEIKNPLGGLRGAAQLLDRELADQEQREYTKIIIEESDRLQSLVDRMLAPNKPPQKSRLNIHRVLERVRQLVQVEAPAGVSLIRDYDPSMPAVYGDSDQLIQAILNIVRNAAQAVGSRGDITIRTRIHRQVTLGNRRHPLVAKIDVIDDGPGIKPELMNQIFYPMVTGRAEGTGLGLSIAQSLISQHGGLVECASVPGNTVFSIFLPLEKEHE; translated from the coding sequence ATGACCTATGCCATGCCCAATTTTGCGCCCGTCGCCTTTTACCGCCGTATTCTCGACAACCTCTCCGATGCGGTGCTGTTGTTCGATCCGGCCCTGTCTTTGGTTTACATCAACATGCCAGGCGAGGTGCTGCTAGCGGTCAGTGCGCGCCAGGTTCTGGGCGCGAAGGCGGACCAGGTGTTCCTGTTCAGCGATCAGGGGCTGGAAGCGGATATGACACGAGCGCTGGAGTCGGGCGTGTCGCTGACGCGGCGCAACATTCTGCTGGCCCTGCCGCTGCATCCGGCCACGGTGAATGTGACCATGACGCCCGTCCTGGACGACGTCTCGCCCGCTTTGCTGGTGCAGGTGCAGCAGGTCGACCGGCATTTACGCATCTCCATGGAGGAGCAACTGCTGGCCCAGCAGAACGCCGCGAAAATGCTGCTGCGCGGGCTGGCGCACGAAATCAAGAACCCGCTCGGGGGGTTGCGCGGGGCGGCGCAGTTGCTGGACCGGGAACTGGCCGACCAGGAACAGCGCGAATACACCAAGATCATCATCGAGGAGTCGGACCGTCTGCAATCCCTGGTGGACCGCATGCTGGCGCCGAACAAGCCGCCCCAGAAGAGCCGCCTGAACATCCACCGGGTGCTGGAGCGCGTGCGGCAACTGGTGCAGGTAGAAGCGCCCGCGGGGGTGAGCCTGATCCGCGACTACGATCCGAGCATGCCGGCGGTTTACGGGGACAGCGACCAATTGATCCAGGCGATCCTCAACATTGTCCGCAATGCCGCCCAGGCCGTCGGGTCACGGGGCGACATCACCATTCGCACCCGTATCCACCGCCAGGTGACCTTGGGCAACCGCCGGCACCCCTTGGTGGCGAAAATCGACGTGATTGACGATGGCCCCGGCATCAAGCCGGAACTGATGAATCAGATCTTTTATCCAATGGTCACCGGACGGGCGGAGGGTACCGGGCTCGGGCTTTCCATCGCCCAGTCGCTGATCAGCCAGCATGGCGGCTTGGTGGAGTGTGCAAGCGTGCCTGGAAATACGGTTTTTTCCATTTTTTTGCCTCTGGAGAAGGAACATGAGTGA
- the glnA gene encoding glutamate--ammonia ligase, whose protein sequence is MTPKDVLQMIKEKEVKYVDFRFCDTKGKEQHVSVPASTIEEDLFEDGKMFDGSSIAGWKGINESDMILMPDASTAVMDPFFDDATLILRCDIVEPATMQGYERDPRSIAKRAEAYLKSTGIGDTAFFGPENEFFVFDDVRWGTSMQGSFFKIDSEEAGWNSEKVYEDGNIGHRPGVKGGYFPVPPVDSLQDLRSAMCNTLEEMGQAVEVHHHEVATAGQCEIGVKFGTLVKKADEVLVLKYVLQNVAHAYGKTLTFMPKPLVGDNGNGMHVHQSIAKGGVNLFTGDLYGGLSETALYYIGGIIKHAKALNAFCNASTNSYKRLVPGFEAPVMLAYSARNRSASIRIPYVMNPKARRIEVRFPDSTANPYLAFSAMLMAGLDGIINKIHPGDAMDKDLYDLPPEEEKAIPQVCYSFDQALEALDADRAFLTAGGVFTDDVIDAYIELKSQEVTRLRMSTHPVEFDMYYSL, encoded by the coding sequence ATGACGCCCAAAGACGTACTTCAGATGATCAAGGAAAAGGAAGTCAAATATGTGGACTTTCGTTTCTGCGATACGAAAGGCAAAGAGCAGCACGTCAGCGTTCCTGCTAGCACCATCGAAGAGGATCTGTTCGAAGACGGCAAGATGTTCGATGGCTCGTCCATCGCCGGGTGGAAGGGCATCAACGAATCCGACATGATCCTGATGCCGGATGCGTCCACCGCCGTTATGGATCCCTTTTTCGACGACGCCACCCTCATCCTGCGCTGCGACATCGTCGAGCCGGCCACCATGCAGGGTTACGAGCGCGACCCGCGCTCCATCGCCAAGCGCGCCGAAGCCTATCTGAAGTCCACCGGTATCGGCGATACCGCTTTCTTCGGGCCGGAGAATGAATTCTTCGTGTTCGACGACGTGCGCTGGGGTACCAGCATGCAGGGGTCTTTCTTCAAGATCGATTCCGAAGAAGCCGGCTGGAACTCCGAGAAGGTTTACGAGGATGGCAACATCGGCCATCGTCCGGGCGTGAAAGGCGGTTATTTCCCGGTTCCGCCGGTGGATTCCCTGCAGGACCTGCGTTCCGCCATGTGCAACACCCTGGAGGAAATGGGGCAGGCCGTCGAAGTTCATCACCACGAAGTGGCGACGGCGGGTCAGTGCGAAATCGGCGTCAAGTTCGGCACCCTGGTGAAGAAGGCCGACGAAGTGCTGGTTCTCAAGTACGTGCTGCAGAACGTGGCTCACGCCTACGGCAAGACCCTGACCTTCATGCCCAAGCCGCTGGTGGGTGACAACGGCAACGGCATGCACGTGCATCAGTCCATCGCCAAGGGCGGCGTGAACCTGTTCACCGGCGATCTGTACGGCGGCCTGTCGGAAACGGCCCTGTACTACATCGGCGGCATCATCAAGCACGCCAAGGCCTTGAATGCCTTCTGCAATGCCTCCACCAACAGCTACAAGCGTCTGGTACCGGGCTTCGAGGCGCCGGTTATGCTGGCCTACTCGGCTCGCAACCGCTCCGCGTCCATCCGTATCCCCTACGTGATGAACCCGAAGGCGCGCCGCATCGAAGTACGTTTCCCCGATTCCACCGCCAACCCCTACCTGGCGTTCTCCGCCATGCTGATGGCGGGTCTGGACGGCATCATCAACAAGATCCATCCGGGCGACGCCATGGACAAGGATCTATACGACCTGCCGCCGGAAGAAGAGAAAGCCATCCCGCAGGTGTGCTACTCCTTCGACCAGGCTCTGGAAGCCTTGGACGCGGATCGCGCCTTCCTGACTGCGGGCGGCGTGTTCACCGACGACGTGATCGATGCCTACATCGAACTGAAGAGCCAGGAAGTGACCCGGTTGCGCATGAGCACCCATCCGGTCGAGTTCGACATGTACTACAGCTTGTAA